Proteins from a single region of Sesamum indicum cultivar Zhongzhi No. 13 linkage group LG5, S_indicum_v1.0, whole genome shotgun sequence:
- the LOC105162772 gene encoding uncharacterized protein LOC105162772: protein MVVSWILNSISKDIAEAFLYAESARDLWVELEARFGESNGPLVYQIQRKIASISQKNDTVATYFTRLKKLWDELNTLDPLPVCSCDASKKMSEKNASYQLIQFLMGLNDIYDHVKNQILLMDPLPTAAKAYSMVHKVEKQRELNSEGTELESEGVMAVQATESKR, encoded by the coding sequence ATGGTAGTCTCTTGGATATTGAATTCAATATCAAAAGACATTGCAGAAGCGTTTTTATATGCAGAATCTGCCAGGGACTTGTGGGTGGAACTTGAGGCTCGTTTTGGGGAAAGTAACGGTCCCCTCGTATACCAAATTCAGAGGAAAATCGCCTCTATCTCGCAGAAAAACGATACTGTTGCAACATATTTTACAAGACTCAAGAAACTATGGGATGAGTTAAATACTTTGGACCCTCTACCTGTGTGTTCTTGTGATGCAAGCAAGAAAATGTCAGAAAAGAATGCATCCTACCAGTTGATACAATTTCTTATGGGCCTCAACGACATCTATGACCATGTGAAGAATCAGATTCTCCTCATGGACCCATTGCCAACTGCTGCGAAAGCCTACTCAATGGTTcacaaagttgaaaaacaaaggGAGTTGAACTCTGAAGGCACTGAATTGGAAAGTGAAGGGGTAATGGCTGTACAAGCCACTGAATCAAAGAGATAA